A window of the Bacteroides thetaiotaomicron VPI-5482 genome harbors these coding sequences:
- a CDS encoding helix-turn-helix domain-containing protein has protein sequence MNDQIKQIAERLRGLRDVLELTSEDIARDCDISAEEYRLAETGQYDISVSMLQKIARTYNIALDTLMFGEEPKMSSYFVTRAGKGVSIERTRAYKYQSLASGFMNRTADPFIVTVEPKGDDEPIHYNHHNGQEFNLVVEGRMLINIEGKEIILNQGDSIYFNSKLPHGMKALDGKTVRFLAVIM, from the coding sequence ATGAATGACCAAATTAAACAGATCGCAGAACGCCTTCGCGGATTACGTGACGTACTGGAACTAACGTCTGAAGATATCGCCCGCGACTGCGACATATCTGCCGAAGAATACCGGCTCGCAGAGACAGGACAATACGACATTTCCGTTAGTATGCTACAAAAGATAGCCCGTACCTATAACATCGCACTGGATACTTTGATGTTTGGCGAAGAGCCGAAAATGAGCAGCTACTTCGTGACCCGTGCCGGCAAAGGAGTCAGCATCGAACGTACCAGGGCTTACAAATACCAGTCACTGGCGTCGGGCTTCATGAACCGCACCGCCGATCCTTTCATCGTCACGGTCGAACCGAAGGGAGACGATGAGCCGATCCATTATAACCACCACAACGGACAGGAATTCAATCTGGTGGTTGAAGGCCGTATGCTTATCAACATCGAGGGCAAGGAAATCATCCTGAACCAAGGAGACAGTATTTATTTTAATTCAAAACTTCCACATGGCATGAAAGCGCTCGATGGCAAAACGGTACGTTTTCTGGCCGTAATTATGTAA
- a CDS encoding AMP-binding protein yields MVERFLAQTSFASQEDFIKNLKINVPENFNFGYDVVDAWAAEQPDKNALLWTNDQGESRQFSFADMKRYTDMTASYFQSLGIGRGDMVMLILKRRYEFWYSTIALHKLGATVIPATHLLTKKDIIYRCNAADIKMIVAAGEGIILQHIKDALPECPSVEKLVSVGPEVPEGFEDFHQGIDNAAPFIRPRHANTNDDISLMYFTSGTTGEPKMVAHDFTYPLGHIVTGSFWHNLDENSLHLTIADTGWGKAVWGKLYGQWIAGANIFVYDHEKFTPAAILEKIQEYQVTSLCAPPTIFRFLIHEDLTKYDLSSLRYCTIAGEALNPAVFETFKKLTGIKLMEGFGQTETTLTVATMPWMEPKPGSMGLPNPQYDVDLIDSEGRSVEAGEQGQIVIRTSKGKPLGLFKEYYRDAERTHEAWHDGIYYTGDVAWKDEDGYLWFVGRADDVIKSSGYRIGPFEVESALMTHPAVIECAITGVPDEIRGQVVKATIVLSKDYKARAGEELIKELQNHVKKVTAPYKYPRVIEFVDELPKTISGKIRRVEIRENDEK; encoded by the coding sequence ATGGTAGAAAGATTTTTAGCACAGACTAGCTTTGCCTCACAAGAGGATTTCATCAAGAACCTGAAAATAAACGTACCGGAGAATTTCAACTTCGGCTACGACGTAGTAGATGCCTGGGCTGCCGAACAACCCGACAAGAACGCTCTGCTCTGGACCAATGACCAAGGCGAAAGCCGTCAGTTCTCCTTCGCCGACATGAAACGCTATACGGACATGACGGCCTCTTACTTCCAGAGCCTCGGCATCGGTCGCGGAGACATGGTGATGCTGATTCTGAAGCGCCGCTATGAGTTCTGGTACAGCACCATCGCCCTGCATAAGCTGGGAGCAACGGTGATCCCCGCCACTCACCTGCTGACAAAGAAAGATATCATCTATCGCTGCAACGCTGCCGACATCAAAATGATTGTGGCTGCCGGCGAAGGAATCATACTGCAACACATCAAAGATGCTCTTCCCGAGTGTCCGAGCGTGGAAAAGCTGGTCAGTGTAGGTCCGGAAGTTCCGGAAGGATTCGAAGATTTCCATCAGGGAATCGATAACGCTGCCCCTTTCATCCGCCCGAGACATGCCAATACGAATGACGACATCTCACTGATGTACTTCACTTCCGGCACTACCGGCGAACCTAAAATGGTAGCACATGACTTTACGTATCCGTTAGGCCATATCGTTACGGGTAGTTTCTGGCACAATCTGGATGAGAACAGCCTCCACCTCACCATCGCCGATACCGGCTGGGGAAAAGCCGTATGGGGAAAACTCTACGGACAATGGATCGCCGGAGCCAACATTTTCGTCTATGACCACGAAAAGTTCACGCCCGCAGCTATTCTGGAAAAGATACAGGAGTATCAGGTGACTTCCCTTTGCGCACCTCCAACCATCTTCCGCTTTCTGATTCATGAAGACCTGACTAAATATGACTTGTCTTCACTGCGGTATTGCACCATTGCCGGAGAAGCACTGAACCCTGCCGTATTCGAAACCTTCAAGAAACTGACAGGCATCAAGCTGATGGAAGGTTTCGGACAGACGGAAACGACACTGACAGTTGCCACCATGCCTTGGATGGAACCGAAACCGGGAAGCATGGGACTGCCCAATCCGCAGTATGACGTAGACCTGATCGACAGTGAAGGTCGCTCCGTGGAAGCCGGAGAGCAAGGACAAATTGTGATCCGTACCAGCAAAGGCAAACCTCTCGGACTTTTCAAAGAGTACTATCGGGATGCGGAACGTACACACGAGGCTTGGCACGACGGCATTTACTACACAGGTGATGTAGCGTGGAAAGACGAAGACGGATACCTTTGGTTTGTAGGACGTGCAGACGACGTAATCAAGAGTTCCGGTTACCGTATCGGCCCGTTCGAAGTGGAAAGCGCTTTGATGACGCACCCTGCCGTCATAGAATGTGCCATCACCGGAGTACCCGATGAGATTCGCGGACAGGTAGTTAAAGCTACTATCGTATTGTCCAAAGACTATAAAGCACGTGCCGGAGAAGAACTGATCAAGGAATTGCAGAACCACGTCAAGAAGGTGACTGCTCCTTATAAATATCCGCGTGTGATTGAGTTCGTTGACGAACTGCCCAAGACTATCAGCGGCAAGATTCGTCGCGTGGAAATTCGCGAGAACGATGAGAAATAA
- a CDS encoding PCMD domain-containing protein: MKIKTLIACFILACAATSCIQDEALNSEAAIDACTGDDVQLANINADSKLINVYVNKGADLSKQKLEFVIPEGATIKINDQVAGDTEATYDFSEETHSRKFTVTSEDGQWKPVYTVKVVLAELPTSFNFEELLPSNDYDIFYEFQPGTSQEISKVLQWSSGNPGFKLTGMANSKTDYPTVQVANGFRGKGVKLETRDTGSFGAMVKMYIAAGNLFIGTFEVGNALTDPRKATNFGFQFYKRPKTLKGHYKFKAGDVYSVEGKPQEGVRDKCDIYAVMYEAENNSVMLNGDDVFTSDKLVSLARIKPEDVVESDQWTDFEIPFEPVKGRVIDDTKLKNGKYKLGIVLSSSVDGAYFKGAVGSTLYVDEVELICED; encoded by the coding sequence ATGAAAATTAAGACTTTAATAGCCTGTTTCATACTAGCTTGTGCTGCAACTTCCTGCATACAGGATGAAGCACTGAACTCAGAAGCAGCCATTGATGCTTGTACAGGTGATGATGTACAATTAGCAAACATCAATGCTGATTCAAAGCTGATCAATGTATATGTAAACAAGGGAGCTGACTTGTCCAAACAAAAGTTAGAATTTGTAATTCCGGAAGGAGCCACTATAAAAATAAATGATCAAGTTGCTGGAGATACAGAAGCCACATATGACTTTAGTGAAGAGACACATTCCCGGAAATTCACTGTCACATCAGAAGACGGTCAATGGAAACCTGTTTATACCGTCAAGGTTGTTTTAGCAGAATTACCTACTTCTTTCAACTTTGAAGAGTTATTACCTTCCAATGACTACGATATCTTTTATGAATTCCAGCCGGGCACTTCACAAGAAATATCTAAAGTATTACAATGGTCAAGTGGTAATCCGGGTTTTAAATTGACAGGTATGGCAAACTCCAAAACAGATTACCCAACTGTACAGGTAGCCAATGGTTTCAGAGGTAAAGGAGTTAAATTGGAAACTCGTGATACCGGTAGTTTTGGAGCAATGGTAAAGATGTATATTGCTGCCGGTAACTTATTTATCGGAACATTTGAGGTAGGAAATGCATTAACAGATCCTAGAAAAGCCACTAATTTCGGTTTCCAGTTCTATAAACGCCCTAAAACGCTCAAAGGACATTATAAATTTAAAGCAGGAGATGTATATTCCGTAGAAGGAAAACCACAAGAGGGTGTAAGAGACAAATGTGATATTTATGCTGTTATGTATGAAGCTGAGAACAATTCTGTCATGCTTAATGGTGATGATGTATTTACTTCAGATAAGTTAGTATCATTAGCGCGAATTAAACCGGAAGATGTTGTTGAATCAGATCAATGGACTGATTTTGAAATTCCTTTCGAACCGGTAAAAGGACGAGTAATTGATGATACCAAATTAAAGAATGGAAAATACAAATTAGGTATAGTGCTTTCGTCCAGTGTAGACGGTGCTTATTTTAAGGGAGCAGTAGGCAGTACACTGTATGTCGATGAAGTAGAACTTATTTGCGAAGACTAA
- a CDS encoding DUF2007-related protein, protein MITSRKVSQVNVFAGSPWEVASVKSLLKAAYIEASMKDNGLNSILISVPCEYYTAAMRVINKRKVS, encoded by the coding sequence ATGATTACAAGTAGAAAGGTTTCTCAGGTCAATGTTTTTGCTGGTAGTCCCTGGGAAGTAGCCAGCGTAAAGAGTTTATTGAAAGCAGCGTATATCGAGGCATCAATGAAAGACAATGGATTGAACAGTATACTCATTTCTGTTCCATGCGAATATTATACAGCAGCAATGCGTGTGATTAATAAAAGAAAAGTTTCATAG
- a CDS encoding porin family protein: MKRYKLLNIIAVLLLVSTLSAQAQEERNQGIIWSYLHGWEYGIKAGFSIGGTSPLPLPEEIRKIDSYAPGGLAISIEGNATKWFDTKWGMTVGVRLENKNMTTEATVKNYGMKIINTNGGELQGLWTGGVKTKVKNSYLTIPVVANYKVSKRWKVSAGPYVSYLIERNFSGHVYEGHLRTPDQTGSRVDFTGESIATYDFSDNLRKFQWGLQLGGEWRAFKHLNVYADLTWGLNDIFKKDFDTISFAMYPIYLNIGFGYAF; the protein is encoded by the coding sequence ATGAAAAGATATAAATTACTCAATATTATAGCTGTACTACTATTAGTAAGTACACTTTCAGCGCAGGCGCAAGAAGAAAGAAATCAAGGTATCATCTGGTCGTACTTACACGGATGGGAATATGGAATCAAGGCAGGTTTCAGTATTGGAGGAACTTCTCCATTGCCTCTACCTGAAGAAATTCGCAAAATAGATAGCTATGCCCCTGGTGGCCTCGCCATTTCAATTGAAGGAAACGCAACTAAATGGTTTGACACGAAATGGGGAATGACTGTAGGGGTACGACTTGAAAACAAGAATATGACCACAGAAGCTACAGTAAAGAACTATGGGATGAAGATTATCAACACCAACGGTGGAGAGTTACAAGGCTTATGGACCGGTGGTGTAAAGACTAAAGTCAAAAACTCTTATCTGACTATCCCAGTAGTTGCCAACTATAAAGTAAGCAAACGTTGGAAAGTCTCAGCAGGTCCGTATGTATCTTATCTTATTGAAAGAAACTTCTCCGGACATGTATATGAAGGTCACTTGCGTACTCCGGATCAGACAGGTTCGCGAGTAGATTTTACTGGTGAAAGCATTGCTACTTATGATTTCTCTGACAATCTGCGTAAATTCCAATGGGGATTGCAACTAGGCGGTGAGTGGAGAGCATTCAAACATTTAAATGTGTATGCTGATTTAACATGGGGCTTGAACGATATCTTCAAAAAGGATTTTGATACCATCTCATTCGCTATGTATCCTATTTATTTGAATATAGGATTCGGATATGCGTTCTAG
- a CDS encoding FecR family protein encodes MNQNLLLKYISGKASQREKEEVAAWIDADAANLKEFMSLRKSYDALVWQDADELKTGRDKLLSLRTFTMKAMRIAVIFVLAFGLSYILIQTLQKENVEMQTVYVPAGQRTQVTLADGTMVWVNGKSTLTFPSQFASRTRKVELDGEAYFEVQKDPEKQFIVSTAHQSAIKVLGTKFNVKAYRDSEEITTTLIEGKVHFEFNNTAQKPQYITMAPGQKLIYYSQSGKTELYTTSGEGELAWKDGIIVFKQTSLQDALEILADRYDVEFIVRRNVPDDDLFSGTFTSRSLEQILNYIEASSKIRWRYLNSVQGSKEKMKIEIFI; translated from the coding sequence ATGAATCAGAATTTACTTTTAAAATATATATCCGGAAAAGCCTCTCAAAGGGAGAAAGAAGAAGTTGCAGCATGGATTGATGCCGATGCCGCTAATCTCAAAGAATTTATGTCACTCCGCAAAAGTTATGATGCACTTGTTTGGCAGGATGCGGATGAGTTGAAAACGGGGCGTGACAAGCTGCTTTCACTACGCACTTTTACGATGAAGGCGATGCGGATTGCGGTTATATTTGTTTTGGCTTTCGGATTAAGTTATATACTGATACAAACTCTGCAAAAGGAAAATGTAGAAATGCAGACCGTATATGTGCCTGCCGGACAACGTACGCAAGTGACGCTTGCTGACGGAACAATGGTATGGGTAAACGGAAAAAGTACGCTGACTTTTCCCAGTCAGTTCGCTTCCCGTACCCGTAAAGTGGAACTGGACGGGGAGGCCTATTTCGAAGTTCAGAAAGACCCGGAGAAACAGTTCATTGTTTCCACAGCCCATCAGTCTGCGATTAAAGTGTTGGGCACAAAGTTCAATGTAAAGGCGTATAGGGATTCCGAAGAGATTACTACCACTCTGATAGAAGGGAAAGTGCATTTCGAATTTAATAATACCGCACAGAAGCCTCAGTACATTACTATGGCACCCGGTCAGAAGCTGATCTATTATTCGCAGAGTGGAAAAACGGAGCTCTATACTACTTCCGGTGAGGGAGAACTGGCATGGAAGGATGGTATTATCGTCTTTAAGCAGACATCTTTGCAGGATGCTCTGGAGATTTTGGCAGACAGATATGATGTGGAATTTATCGTTCGACGCAATGTGCCCGATGATGACCTGTTCTCCGGGACATTCACGAGCAGGAGCCTGGAGCAGATACTGAATTATATAGAAGCTTCTTCGAAAATACGCTGGCGTTATCTGAACAGTGTACAAGGAAGTAAAGAGAAGATGAAGATAGAAATTTTTATTTAG
- a CDS encoding BT_3987 domain-containing protein, with protein sequence MKMIKFSRYVVLGAALAVVTGCNDAKLSTIDNGVYIAEAAPSNTFSQQIEAQLVDEGDVIKTLTVRLVRAIDQDVTVTLDIDQQLIDEYNQQHEASYELLPEEFRSFERTVTIPAGEVSAPVINLTIKPFTTPNNEAYAIPVRITSVAGPIGLVGNANHILYLLTSPNKQKAVVLKSANKTSLNFKNEIPVTQWTIEYWIKFDNTTGRPTGDWVGPANIAFRRLIFADNSAPISFNGVLLRYWADGAKKIAPCLQCQLDGNYFDSEEFWYPDIWYHIAYTYDGSTISLYKDGTLNNSKADSRDFTFNNISLAQSFGWNMQVELAQIRLWSKCLTENAIQEGMSRQISGDSDGLIGYWKCDEGKGNVLKDNSPNGNDITLTGIPAWSEQYNFYHPND encoded by the coding sequence ATGAAGATGATTAAATTTTCAAGATATGTTGTGCTGGGGGCAGCTTTGGCTGTTGTCACCGGATGCAACGATGCAAAACTGTCAACTATCGATAATGGAGTATATATTGCGGAAGCGGCTCCTTCTAATACGTTTAGTCAGCAGATAGAGGCACAATTGGTGGACGAGGGAGATGTGATAAAAACATTGACCGTCCGTTTGGTTCGTGCTATTGATCAAGATGTAACTGTAACACTGGATATTGATCAGCAACTCATTGATGAGTATAATCAACAGCATGAAGCGTCTTACGAACTTTTGCCGGAAGAATTCAGAAGTTTTGAACGCACAGTTACGATTCCCGCAGGTGAAGTGTCTGCACCAGTCATTAATCTTACTATAAAGCCGTTTACCACCCCCAATAACGAGGCTTATGCGATTCCGGTACGGATCACTTCCGTAGCCGGACCGATAGGACTTGTTGGTAACGCAAACCATATTCTTTATCTGCTTACTTCCCCTAATAAACAGAAAGCGGTGGTTTTGAAATCAGCAAATAAAACCAGTCTGAACTTTAAAAACGAAATACCTGTTACTCAGTGGACTATAGAGTATTGGATCAAGTTCGATAATACAACGGGCAGACCGACAGGAGATTGGGTGGGTCCTGCCAATATTGCTTTCAGACGATTAATTTTCGCAGACAATTCGGCTCCTATTTCTTTCAATGGCGTTTTATTGCGTTATTGGGCGGATGGAGCAAAAAAGATTGCGCCATGTTTGCAGTGTCAGTTGGATGGAAACTATTTTGATAGTGAGGAATTTTGGTATCCGGATATATGGTATCACATTGCTTATACTTATGACGGATCTACTATTTCCCTCTATAAAGATGGTACATTGAATAATAGTAAAGCCGATTCAAGAGACTTTACATTCAATAATATTTCTTTAGCACAGAGTTTCGGCTGGAATATGCAGGTAGAATTAGCTCAGATTCGTCTTTGGAGCAAATGCCTGACAGAGAACGCTATTCAGGAAGGAATGTCACGCCAGATATCCGGAGATTCGGATGGTTTGATTGGGTATTGGAAGTGTGATGAAGGAAAAGGAAATGTATTGAAGGATAATAGCCCGAACGGTAATGATATAACGCTTACCGGAATTCCTGCATGGAGTGAACAATACAATTTCTATCATCCTAATGATTAA
- a CDS encoding RNA polymerase sigma-70 factor, with product MTAINFNSIYTTYYRRAFLFTLSYVHNDLVAEDIVSEAIIYLWELSKKQEIPSIEAVLITYIRSKSLNYLKHLQVQENVYQNLTDKGQRELEIRISTLEACDPKEVMSEELRSKVKTLLAGMPEKTRIAFISDRLDGKSHKEIAEELGISVKGVEYHISKAVKLLRDNLKEYAPFLIFFI from the coding sequence ATGACTGCAATTAATTTTAATTCGATATATACTACCTATTATAGGAGAGCATTCCTGTTTACCTTATCATACGTCCATAATGATTTGGTAGCTGAAGATATTGTATCGGAAGCAATCATTTATTTGTGGGAATTAAGTAAAAAACAGGAAATTCCGAGTATCGAAGCTGTATTAATCACTTATATACGTAGCAAGTCACTCAATTACCTGAAACATTTGCAGGTTCAGGAAAACGTCTACCAAAACCTGACAGATAAGGGACAACGGGAATTGGAAATCCGTATTTCAACCTTGGAAGCCTGTGATCCGAAGGAAGTTATGTCCGAAGAATTACGCTCAAAGGTGAAAACATTGTTGGCTGGTATGCCGGAAAAGACGCGCATTGCATTTATATCCGATCGTCTGGATGGAAAATCTCATAAAGAAATAGCTGAAGAATTGGGTATCAGTGTCAAAGGAGTGGAGTATCATATAAGCAAAGCTGTGAAGCTGCTGCGTGATAATCTGAAAGAGTATGCTCCTTTCCTGATATTTTTTATTTGA
- a CDS encoding glycoside hydrolase family 18, whose product MKKLLYIIFGVMGALMFIQCSDWTEMEPKFTEPVNINGEDYYKALREYKKSDHPIVFGWYSEWTGTGTNMNNQLRGIPDSMDIVSLWGGAFNLTEAQKSDLKEVREKKGLRVLYCQHITDIGRSHTPASVENDFIVDGVQYNSKDEAMAAYWGWYGNYGDTSEEGQEKAIRKYARVIIDSINKYNYDGFDIDFEPNFGYSGNLSGNSDRMHIFLDELSKEFGPKSGTGRILMVDGEPQTLNKESGPLLDYYVVQAYYCRSDEGYSDALDGRFDRLLNKFGSIEDEATILSKTVWCEDFEKHKGDGGPEFTTRDGIVTYSLKGMAMYYRPGVDARIGGVGAYRFNLCRPVNDYFFMREVIQVLNPANH is encoded by the coding sequence ATGAAGAAATTATTATATATCATATTTGGAGTAATGGGTGCACTGATGTTTATACAGTGCAGCGACTGGACTGAAATGGAACCGAAGTTCACCGAACCGGTGAATATCAATGGTGAAGACTATTATAAGGCACTGAGAGAGTATAAGAAATCCGATCATCCGATTGTTTTCGGCTGGTACAGTGAATGGACCGGAACCGGAACGAATATGAACAACCAGTTGAGAGGTATTCCCGATTCAATGGATATCGTCTCTCTTTGGGGAGGGGCTTTCAACCTGACTGAAGCACAAAAAAGTGACCTTAAGGAAGTGAGAGAGAAGAAAGGTCTCAGAGTTTTGTATTGTCAGCATATCACAGATATAGGCAGAAGTCATACGCCTGCTTCTGTTGAGAATGATTTCATCGTGGATGGCGTACAGTACAACTCTAAGGATGAAGCGATGGCTGCTTATTGGGGGTGGTATGGCAATTATGGTGACACTTCGGAAGAAGGACAAGAAAAAGCTATCCGTAAATATGCGCGGGTGATTATTGATTCAATCAATAAGTATAACTATGATGGATTCGATATCGACTTTGAACCGAATTTTGGCTATTCCGGAAATCTGAGTGGAAATTCGGACCGTATGCATATTTTTTTGGATGAATTATCGAAAGAATTCGGACCGAAATCGGGAACTGGACGTATATTGATGGTCGACGGAGAACCGCAGACACTGAACAAGGAGTCGGGCCCTTTATTAGATTATTATGTGGTTCAAGCCTATTACTGTAGGTCGGATGAGGGATATAGTGATGCTTTGGATGGTCGTTTTGACAGATTATTAAATAAATTCGGTTCGATAGAGGATGAAGCTACGATTCTTAGTAAAACAGTTTGGTGTGAGGACTTTGAAAAGCATAAAGGGGATGGCGGACCGGAATTTACAACTCGTGATGGTATTGTGACTTATTCATTGAAGGGAATGGCGATGTACTATCGTCCGGGAGTAGATGCCCGCATTGGCGGAGTGGGTGCCTACCGTTTTAATCTTTGTCGTCCGGTGAATGACTATTTCTTTATGCGTGAGGTTATTCAGGTTCTGAATCCCGCTAATCATTAA
- the proC gene encoding pyrroline-5-carboxylate reductase — MKIAIIGAGNMGGSIARGLAKGSLIADSDIIVSNPSAGKLEKLKEEFPGISTTLSNTEAATGADVVILAVKPWFVESVMRELKLKSKQTLVSVAAGISFEELAHFVIAPEMPMFRLIPNTAISELESMTLIAARNTNDEQNLFMLRLFNEMGMAMLIPEDKIAATTALTSCGIAYVLKYIQAAMQAGIEMGIRPKDAMEMVAQSVKGAAALILNNDTHPSVEIDKVTTPGGITIKGINELEHNGFTSAVIKAMKASK; from the coding sequence ATGAAAATAGCTATTATCGGTGCAGGAAACATGGGTGGTTCTATAGCCCGCGGCCTGGCAAAAGGAAGTCTGATAGCAGACTCAGATATCATTGTATCCAACCCCAGCGCAGGCAAACTGGAGAAACTGAAAGAAGAATTTCCGGGCATTTCCACCACTCTGAGCAATACGGAAGCGGCAACGGGAGCAGATGTTGTCATTCTCGCCGTGAAGCCTTGGTTTGTGGAGTCCGTCATGCGCGAGTTGAAGCTGAAGAGCAAACAGACGCTCGTATCCGTAGCGGCAGGTATCAGTTTTGAAGAACTCGCACACTTTGTGATAGCACCGGAGATGCCGATGTTCCGCCTGATTCCGAACACTGCCATCAGCGAACTGGAAAGTATGACGCTTATCGCGGCACGCAACACGAACGATGAACAGAACCTGTTTATGCTCCGCCTGTTCAACGAAATGGGAATGGCCATGCTCATCCCCGAAGATAAGATAGCCGCCACCACGGCACTGACTTCCTGCGGCATCGCTTACGTATTGAAATACATCCAGGCAGCCATGCAGGCCGGCATCGAAATGGGCATCCGTCCCAAAGATGCGATGGAAATGGTAGCCCAGTCCGTCAAGGGAGCCGCCGCATTAATTCTGAACAATGACACCCACCCCAGCGTGGAAATCGACAAAGTGACTACTCCGGGCGGAATTACGATCAAGGGAATCAACGAACTGGAACACAACGGATTTACCTCCGCCGTCATCAAAGCGATGAAAGCATCCAAATAA
- a CDS encoding SusD/RagB family nutrient-binding outer membrane lipoprotein, with translation MNKIIKYIGASAVVCMMAGCTTNFEDFNTNPYQPSKVPASNLLSTMFNVYACPQQNACQEINCMWASFSGQVTATANWSFGKNIFAYYNASEGHNDSSWGRLYGYIYPSFFLVENSTEKKGVIYAMAQLTRVYGMQLLASLQGPIPYTQMKAGETEAPYDNEQTVWHAMFDDLDNAITILKSAATFGVNQDLAVVDQFYKGDCSKWLKFANTLKLRMAIRISGVEPEYAQTKAQEAVLGGVMESVGDSSYDTTNGGINENGYAIVSGWPEVRANACLVSYMNGYNDPRRPAYFTPQTQTAAGGYVGVRSGSAEIPEPTVYANYSKLFIATDKTLPQPVMYAAEAAFLRAEGALKGWNMGGDAKTFYEKGVRLSFEEFGVSGADDYLADATSIPGNYVDNLIAGHTGNNYTNQSSITIKWEDGADDAKKLERVLTQKWIACYPDPMNGWADFRRTGYPRIFPATESMNADCNTGRGQRRLRFTRSEYNNNKANVEAAVSMLSNGKDSNGTDLWWAMKENGTY, from the coding sequence ATGAACAAGATAATAAAATATATCGGAGCAAGCGCAGTCGTATGTATGATGGCGGGGTGTACTACTAACTTTGAAGATTTTAATACCAACCCTTATCAGCCTTCAAAAGTACCGGCAAGTAACTTACTGTCTACGATGTTTAACGTGTATGCTTGTCCGCAACAGAATGCTTGTCAGGAGATTAATTGTATGTGGGCCAGCTTTAGCGGTCAAGTGACTGCGACAGCTAACTGGAGCTTTGGAAAGAATATCTTTGCTTATTATAATGCGTCCGAAGGGCACAATGACAGTTCATGGGGAAGACTCTACGGCTATATCTATCCTTCTTTCTTTCTGGTCGAGAACTCTACGGAAAAGAAAGGTGTCATTTATGCCATGGCTCAGTTAACCCGTGTTTATGGTATGCAGTTGCTCGCATCTTTGCAAGGTCCCATTCCTTACACACAGATGAAGGCCGGCGAAACGGAAGCCCCTTATGATAATGAGCAGACTGTATGGCATGCCATGTTTGACGATCTGGATAATGCGATCACCATTCTGAAGTCGGCGGCAACGTTCGGCGTAAATCAAGATTTGGCTGTGGTAGACCAGTTCTATAAAGGTGACTGCTCGAAGTGGCTGAAGTTTGCCAATACGCTGAAACTTCGGATGGCTATCCGCATCTCGGGAGTAGAACCGGAATATGCTCAGACCAAGGCTCAGGAAGCTGTACTTGGAGGTGTGATGGAAAGTGTGGGCGACAGTTCTTATGATACGACTAATGGCGGAATCAATGAAAATGGATATGCTATTGTCAGCGGATGGCCCGAAGTAAGAGCCAATGCCTGCCTCGTGTCGTACATGAACGGATATAACGATCCTCGCCGTCCTGCTTATTTTACTCCGCAGACTCAGACTGCTGCCGGTGGGTATGTAGGTGTCCGTTCGGGTTCGGCAGAAATACCTGAACCTACGGTATACGCCAACTATAGCAAACTCTTTATCGCTACCGACAAAACATTGCCACAACCGGTAATGTACGCTGCCGAAGCTGCTTTCCTGCGTGCGGAAGGAGCACTGAAAGGCTGGAATATGGGTGGAGATGCCAAGACTTTCTATGAAAAGGGAGTTCGATTGTCTTTTGAGGAATTTGGGGTATCGGGTGCCGATGATTATTTGGCTGACGCTACATCTATACCGGGAAATTATGTGGATAATTTAATTGCCGGACATACCGGAAACAATTATACGAACCAGTCGTCCATTACGATCAAGTGGGAGGATGGAGCTGATGACGCGAAGAAACTGGAAAGAGTACTTACCCAGAAATGGATTGCCTGTTATCCCGACCCGATGAACGGATGGGCAGATTTCCGTCGGACAGGCTATCCTAGAATCTTCCCGGCAACTGAATCTATGAATGCCGATTGTAATACGGGGCGCGGACAACGCCGTCTTCGTTTTACACGAAGTGAATACAATAACAATAAGGCGAATGTGGAAGCGGCCGTCAGTATGCTTAGCAATGGAAAAGATTCTAATGGAACTGATCTTTGGTGGGCAATGAAAGAAAATGGTACTTATTAA